One Candida dubliniensis CD36 chromosome 1, complete sequence genomic region harbors:
- a CDS encoding conserved hypothetical protein (Similar to C. albicans RMD5) yields the protein MTTTTTTTTTTALLDTLSTEVTNLDQSGTDSLNDLLQDSNEFLAELRLIELDLIEEVNSQQNEHTNHKPVDSVDKLSKLSDKWYKSSISRLKSYNSANNKFSKNILNNPKFSIELDDAYTYPLLLNNYPHNNQKDDHESHASTISKESNMGTSKDPYSILSKSSQLEKIKNENREELIKAIVLHLLKTGQCEIVPEVLKELPANTSSVIDQDLFKKFEILNQIVDNIITRHDLSMALQWFQKKYNERVAINAKNSTLPPNTSADTFGSINLSWDQNDSFYDIEFKFHMLQFTILLNGENSSFTLDNALKAYLYSKDNFSKFFKDYINEISPLMTLLLFRTDKDTETLDDFSKKHMVTTVKSFITKMKQGFYMENERNQRGMGHGGEAKFVYELLANFENIHDSGNLFTNLANEFIAEYCKDLKLSNDSSLFQSVLAGHIYLPSFYKYNQIQLKLKKLKSVSGSKLSEDSSGVSNSTNSISDNQVENFVATYHFELPFQLPDSNRFLFKYHPIFICPVSREQLIPITENGYTTQAVVLNYCQHLVLRDSIWHLSKKGIDIFKCHYCYKKHKYSDVTDAYFIDL from the coding sequence AtgactactactaccaccacaacaacaacaacagcattATTAGACACCCTATCAACCGAGGTGACGAACCTTGATCAGTCAGGGACTGATAGCTTGAACGACTTGCTACAGGATTCCAATGAGTTTTTAGCTGAACTAAGACTAATAGAATTAGACCTAATTGAAGAAGTGAATAGCCAACAGAATGAACACACAAACCATAAACCAGTGGACTCGGTAGACAAATTACTGAAACTATCCGATAAATGGTACAAGTCTTCTATTTCCAGATTAAAGTCATATAATTCTGCAAATAACAAATTCagtaaaaatattttgaataacCCCAAGTTTAGTATTGAGTTGGATGATGCGTATACTTACCCATTGctattaaacaattatcCACACAATAATCAGAAAGATGACCACGAAAGCCATGCATCAACAATAAGTAAAGAATCTAATATGGGAACATCAAAAGATCCTTATTCAATactttcaaaatcaagCCAGTTGgagaaaatcaaaaatgaaaatagaGAAGAACTTATTAAGGCTATTGTTcttcatttattgaaaactgGTCAGTGTGAAATTGTTCCAGAAGTCTTAAAAGAATTGCCTGCAAACACGTCAAGTGTTATTGACCAAGACCTATTTAAGAAATTTGAgattttgaatcaaatagttgataatataataaCTAGGCATGATTTGTCAATGGCACTTCAATGGTTTCAAAAAAAGTATAATGAAAGAGTAGCCATTAATGCcaaaaattcaactttGCCACCGAATACAAGTGCAGACACATTTGGATCTATTAATCTATCTTGGGATCAGAATGATTCCTTTtatgatattgaatttaagTTTCATATGCTACAGTTTACAATTTTACTAAATGGAGAGAATTCATCCTTCACACTTGATAATGCACTCAAAGcttatttatattcaaaaGACAATTTTTCCAAGTTCTTCAAAGATTACATTAATGAGATATCACCATTGATGACATTGTTGCTATTCCGAACAGATAAAGATACTGAAACTCTTGATGATTTCTCAAAAAAGCATATGGTTACTACTGTTAAAAGTTTTATTACAAAAATGAAGCAGGGATTTTATATGGAGAATGAACGTAATCAAAGAGGTATGGGTCATGGGGGTGAGGCAAAGTTTGTATATGAGTTGTTAGCaaactttgaaaatattcatGATAGTGGTAATTTATTCACCAATCTTGCTAACGAATTTATTGCGGAATATTGCAaggatttgaaattatctAACGATTCGTCATTGTTCCAAAGTGTTTTAGCAGGACATATATACTTGCCAAgtttttataaatataatcaaattcaattgaaattgaaaaagttgaaacTGGTTTCCGGGAGCAAACTAAGTGAAGATAGTTCTGGTGTATCGAACTCGACAAATAGCATATCTGATAACCAAGTCGAAAATTTTGTGGCAACGTATCATTTTGAGTTACCGTTTCAATTGCCAGACTCCAATAGGTTTTTATTTAAGTATCATcctatttttatttgtcCAGTTTCGAGGGAACAGTTAATCCCTATCACCGAAAATGGTTATACAACACAGGCTGTTGTGTTAAACTATTGTCAACATTTGGTATTGAGAGATAGTATTTGGCATTTATCGAAAAAGGGTATAGATATCTTCAAGTGCCATTACTGTTACAAGAAACATAAGTACAGTGATGTCACAGATGCATATTTCATCGACTTGTAA
- a CDS encoding putative Gag protein, transposable element protein, whose translation MSDNNITTNHQTIDNGDFPSLRMLGDKQNLVLDVAVETADIYIDNIGDFIFTRHEADGSIHLVHDPLNRWSVDQIPAELKKNMEVTYSQCLARVSLISTDRICMILNITEQVLDSVFNSELAKSFAKPPFSRLITHILDTNLTVSRQNFLFPAYTFHRVRVGSLDSDNLVEKVFFLRDFEFKLMQRLSQIKSFTERFPNCHSLKAVILKAASPSRLTDSGEIRLILDHIKSNLLNAKDARECWERCNELPMPNTEAAKFIRKLNSKRNFVQWYLNVSIKFKNKAIVVKTLTHHFGRFKDGEEPNADNVVNDIINEPGFVNDMFPIQMSFDQPTSKSDLKNKQANNRRTFHNDGKDGNGKIKKLKTDNKGYVAGGKTKGQNMTSCM comes from the coding sequence ATGtcagataataatattactaCTAACCATCAAACAATTGACAATGGTGATTTCCCATCACTTAGGATGTTGGGCGATAAACAAAATCTAGTTTTAGATGTCGCAGTTGAAACTGCTGACATATATATTGACAACATTGGTGATTTTATCTTTACTCGCCATGAAGCTGATGGATCTATCCATCTTGTTCATGATCCCTTGAATCGTTGGTCGGTAGATCAGATTCCTGCTGagttgaagaaaaatatgGAAGTCACTTATAGTCAATGTCTTGCTAGAGTGAGTTTAATTAGTACTGATAGAATCTGTATGATTTTGAACATCACAGAGCAGGTGCTCGATTCCGTCTTTAATAGTGAGTTAGCAAAATCTTTTGCGAAACCTCCTTTTAGTCGGTTGATTACTCATATTTTAGATACCAATCTAACTGTTAGCAGACAAAACTTCCTTTTCCCGGCTTATACTTTTCATAGAGTTCGGGTGGGATCGTTAGATTCTGATAATCTCGTTGAAAAAGTGTTTTTTCTTCGTGATTTTGAGTTCAAGTTGATGCAGAGATTGTCTCAGATCAAAAGCTTCACTGAACGGTTTCCAAATTGCCATTCTTTAAAGGCTGTTATTCTTAAGGCTGCTTCTCCATCGAGACTCACTGATCTGGGAGAGATTAGGTTGATTTTGGATCACATTAAGAGCAATCTTCTTAACGCTAAAGATGCTCGTGAATGTTGGGAAAGGTGTAATGAATTACCTATGCCTAATACTGAAGCTGCTAAATTTATTCGGAAGTTAAATTCCAAAAGGAACTTTGTTCAATGGTATCTCAATGTCTCGATTAAGttcaaaaacaaagcaATCGTTGTCAAAACTTTGACACACCATTTTGGTCGCTTTAAAGACGGAGAAGAACCAAATGCTGATAATGttgttaatgatattatCAATGAGCCAGGATTTGTTAATGATATGTTTCCTATTCAGATGTCATTTGATCAACCAACTCTGAAGCtggatttgaaaaacaaacaagcCAATAATAGAAGAACGTTTCATAACGATGGTAAAGATGGTAATGgaaaaatcaagaaactAAAAACCGATAACAAAGGTTATGTTGCTGGCggaaaaacaaaaggaCAAAATATGACAAGTTGTATGTGA
- a CDS encoding elongin C, putative (Similar to C. albicans ELC1): MSLLNTEFVTLVSSDNFKFVISKDVASISSVLRNSQGFEEGKTGKIKLDMDGDILECIVEYLYYHHKYRDSVTEGKDIPEFNIPTHLALELLVKADYLDI, from the coding sequence ATGTCGCTTTTGAATACAGAGTTTGTTACATTAGTTTCCTCGGATAACTTTAAGTTTGTGATTTCAAAAGACGTGGCATCGATTTCATCAGTGTTAAGGAATTCACAAGGATTTGAAGAAGGTAAAACGGGGAAGATTAAGTTAGACATGGATGGTGATATATTGGAATGTATTGTGGAATACTTGTACTATCATCACAAATATAGGGACTCGGTGACAGAAGGTAAGGATATTCCTGAGTTTAATATCCCTACCCATTTGGCTCTAGAACTATTGGTTAAAGCCGACTATTTGGATATATGA
- a CDS encoding methyltransferase, putative (Similar to S. cerevisiae TRM44), with translation MDHSDKKLLTANASVLGPCWVPIYESPVGFSVQHFEAAMLNIIHQPNINSTVIMRADILRENIFDPDEGDTTFTSKIANEIPKFQTHDDSELLLRNLKDIKVRQIPDIPDIQFTMRHEIVRRVIPRNPFKDYIINQTCLMLTDNKKNNLVVYIPHIDSVEETPYYLPPVYGIGILYNDFKVSVHYLPFGFETPNCKELTLLKSMTEQDRPIRIALRLLNTATKHSQGRKLGYEKRVNHDLVVPQTSFQNQYITLKKKYSDYFMNNWSESTDPRKHVFEDIAIAAFIIEYWKLNDFEPEKFEFRDLGCGNGLLVHILISEGYKGKGIDARARKSWVSYPSKVQQCLLEQIIVPQILLDQQPMSSDITASISKQQISTTAEFPKNTFIIGNHSDELSCWIPLLGFPFIVIPCCSFGINGVRKRYPPRKNMAFKTPPSTYKTLVDHVEDIALMNGWLVQKEMLRIPSTRNAAIISCEKIPVLANEPEHIRRIRLLDIIALEGGADGWVENSINLMKSEPKKH, from the coding sequence ATGGACCATTCAGACAAAAAACTACTAACAGCGAATGCCTCAGTGCTAGGGCCATGTTGGGTTCCTATATATGAAAGTCCAGTTGGATTTAGCGTACAACATTTTGAAGCAGCCATGTTGAATATTATCCATCAACCTAATATTAATTCAACAGTTATTATGAGAGCAGATATTTTACGAGAAAACATTTTTGATCCCGATGAAGGGGATACAACATTTACTAGCAAGATCGCAAACGAGATAccaaaatttcaaactCATGACGATTCAGAGTTGCTATTGAGAAATTTGAAAGATATCAAAGTGAGACAAATACCAGATATACCCGACATTCAATTCACAATGAGACACGAGATTGTCAGAAGAGTAATTCCCCGAAACCCTTTCAAGGATTACATTATTAACCAGACATGTCTTATGTTGACTgacaacaaaaagaataacTTGGTGGTTTACATTCCTCACATAGACTCTGTTGAAGAGACACCATATTATTTGCCGCCAGTTTATGGAATTGGGATACTCTACAATGACTTTAAGGTTTCAGTCCATTATTTGCCCTTTGGTTTTGAGACACCGAACTGCAAAGAGCTCACTTTATTGAAATCCATGACGGAACAGGACAGACCAATCAGAATAGCTTTAAGATTATTGAATACAGCCACTAAACATTCTCAGGGCAGGAAATTAGGTTATGAAAAAAGAGTAAATCATGATTTAGTAGTACCCCAAACCAGCTTTCAAAACCAATATATCAccttgaaaaagaaataccTGGACTATTTCATGAACAATTGGAGCGAGTCTACAGATCCGAGGAAACACGTCTTTGAAGATATCGCCATTGCTGCATTTATAATAGAGTATTGGAAATTAAATGACTTTGAGCCGGAAAAGTTTGAATTTCGAGATTTGGGTTGTGGGAATGGATTGTTAGTGCACATATTGATACTGGAAGGATACAAAGGAAAGGGAATTGATGCCAGAGCAAGAAAATCTTGGGTACTGTATCCCTCTAAAGTACAACAATGTCTTTTGGAACAAATTATTGTTCCACAAATTTTACTAGATCAACAGCCAATGTCCTCAGATATCACTGCTTCAATCTCAAAACAGCAAATATCCACTACAGCAGAGTTCCCCAAAAATacttttattattggaaatCATTCAGATGAGTTATCCTGTTGGATTCCCTTGTTAGGGTTTCCTTTTATTGTGATACCGTGCTGCTCTTTTGGTATAAATGGAGTGAGGAAACGGTATCCACCAAGAAAGAATATGGCATTCAAAACACCCCCTTCTACATACAAAACGTTAGTGGACCACGTCGAAGATATAGCACTTATGAATGGCTGGCTAGTACAAAAGGAAATGTTGCGTATTCCAAGTACCAGGAATGCCGCTATTATAAGCTGCGAGAAAATCCCCGTGCTAGCAAATGAACCTGAACATATCAGAAGAATACGCCTATTGGATATAATTGCATTAGAAGGTGGGGCTGATGGTTGGGTTGAGAATTCAATTAACTTAATGAAGAGTGAACCTAAAAAGCACTAA
- a CDS encoding uncharacterized protein (vacuolar protein sorting VPS16 homologue, putative;~Similar to C. albicans VPS16), producing the protein MPSNPSFNWSKLQNVYYNIRTCYDELNWTIDNLYSNYLVSLSPNATLIAIASKSAPHPNLIEIYSISGHKLWSVVYNSTHNDYIQSFHFTRDEDLIIVLNNGKYRHYYDLIGNFNEYNFVENLVTMDNISQTPNGADKIDPNSDNTRIITNLENNQTEEIVKIMEVKTWNKFLVVRLESKLIVTDLDSFTNYAVSLASYAASDFECFNIQGKTGTKKAVTIQLGYRKSILSIDVDFDLASYEIVDQELTDGPFSSIAISPSGQLISLFNKQLKKIFVISNKFDQILLDYDTSNESSDPYQVQWCGNDAIVLSFKDEIKLIGPGQQSISFFYDIEDDDEFDLDNLMVKKDNKSSDYKKFDDLLFTIPILQTSIDGLRIITTTKVQFLSRVPETCVQMYQVGSTAPSSILADCVDKFSANASKADSNISLLRADNTLLKAMEDCLQVALEEFSPDWQRRALKAVSFGKVYYDDYFDSDKFVSVVDNIKVLNLIRSPELGLFLTYQQIENIGGWEEVIKMLLRRNHHDLSLDIIKKLNLGNAKPLVYIHWCCYKIRKELDMSDIDLFKLITDKLISSTKKARVNYISTDQISETAHEEGREELCKLLLHLEPSVIKKIGKLLDLDEDELALLKSFQNGNYDLSTLILLYLQDNLTTSQFFKVLSQTESVSKKENSTKQAIEKLDIEFKSEYIQVTGDVVGHAWEESIAKDSSPRLLETYLKHEDRIYELNVFKIQQFKHDSDVHRDNYYESYKSVLTKCINRSTNQRISKALQREIQILELQKKLSDTYLADFYQDKALMGILKRLIVMNQIKPAKKIAANFQLSVEKFWYLVLNTLMDRCEFDQLYEFAFGSSDQTSGNSPIGFEPFAELGLRKNAPQSHISTYIRNSTKYKYEERISMFIKNDDYESAALEAFRNKDIEILKSLLQKIPNSNQAGTQVVNSYIQQLGY; encoded by the coding sequence ATGCCATCTAATCCAAGTTTTAATTGGCTGAAACTACAAAATGTATACTATAATATCAGAACATGCTAcgatgaattgaattggacAATCGACAATTTATATTCCAACTACCTAGTATCGTTATCTCCTAATGCAACTTTGATAGCTATTGCTTCAAAAAGTGCACCACATccaaatttaattgaaatatacTCGATCAGTGGTCACAAACTATGGTCAGTAGTCTATAATAGTACCCACAATGATTATATTCAGAGTTTTCATTTCACAAGAGATGAGGATTTGATAATAGTTTTGAATAACGGCAAATATAGACATTATTATGACTTGATAGGTAACTTTAATGAGTACAACTTTGTGGAGAATTTAGTCACTATGGATAACATAAGCCAAACACCTAACGGTGCTGATAAAATTGACCCAAATTCAGACAACACTCGAATAATTACCAATTTAGAAAACAACCAAACTGAAGAAATAGTCAAGATAATGGAGGTTAAGACGTGGAATAAATTTTTAGTTGTGCGGCTCGAAAGCAAGCTTATAGTCACAGATTTGGACTCTTTCACGAATTATGCTGTTTCTTTAGCAAGTTATGCTGCTTCGGACTTTGAGTGTTTCAACATTCAAGGAAAGACCGGCACCAAAAAAGCTGTTACTATTCAATTAGGGTATCGTAAAAGTATACTTTCCATTGACGTCGATTTTGATTTAGCAAGCTATGAAATAGTTGATCAAGAATTAACTGATGGACCATTCAGCTCCATTGCGATATCACCTAGTGGACAACTCATTTCATTattcaacaaacaattaaagaaaatatttgttaTAAGCAACAAATTTGACCAAATATTATTGGATTATGACACTTCAAATGAAAGCAGCGATCCATATCAAGTGCAATGGTGTGGGAACGATGCAATAGTCTTGTCATTTAAGGATGAGATAAAACTAATTGGACCAGGtcaacaatcaatttcatttttttatgaCATAGAAGATGAcgatgaatttgatttagataatttaatGGTCAAAAAGGACAATAAGAGTTCAgattataaaaaatttgatgatttactTTTCACAATTCCTATCTTACAAACTAGCATTGATGGGTTAAGGATTATTACCACCACTAAAGTCCAGTTTTTAAGCAGAGTGCCTGAAACTTGTGTTCAAATGTACCAAGTTGGATCAACAGCCCCCAGTAGTATTTTGGCTGATTGTGTAGACAAATTTTCTGCAAATGCTTCTAAAGCTGACAGcaatatttctttattgaGAGCAGACAACACGTTGTTAAAGGCTATGGAAGATTGTCTTCAAGTTGCTTTAGAGGAGTTTTCGCCAGATTGGCAGAGAAGAGCTTTAAAGGCAGTATCATTTGGAAAGGTATACTACGATGATTATTTCGATTCTGACAAATTTGTATCTGTCGTTGATAACATTAAAGTCTTGAATCTAATTCGGTCGCCAGAATTGGGTTTGTTTTTAACTTACCAGCAGATCGAGAACATTGGTGGCTGGGAAGAAGTGATAAAAATGCTTTTACGAAGAAACCACCATGACCTAAGTCTAGACATCAttaagaaattgaatttgggGAATGCCAAACCTTTAGTATATATTCATTGGTGTTGTTATAAGATTAGGAAAGAGTTGGATATGTCTGATATagatttattcaaattgatcACTGACAAGCTAATTTCCTCTACAAAAAAAGCGAGGGTCAATTATATTTCCACTGATCAAATATCAGAAACTGCACATGAAGAAGGAAGAGAGGAATTGTGTAAATTGTTGCTTCATTTGGAGCCATCAGTcataaagaaaattggtAAGCTCTTGGAtcttgatgaagatgaactAGCATTGCTTAAATCTTTCCAAAACGGGAACTATGATTTGTCtactttgattttgttatATTTACAAGATAACTTGACCACATCacaattttttaaagtATTAAGTCAAACTGAAAGTGTTTCAAAAAAGGAGAACTCGACAAAGCAAGCCATTGAGAAGTTGGacattgaatttaaatcagAATACATACAAGTTACCGGAGACGTTGTTGGTCATGCTTGGGAAGAATCAATAGCAAAGGATTCATCGCCACGTTTACTTGAGACATATCTTAAGCATGAAGACAGGATATACGAATTGAATGTCTTTAAGATACAGCAATTTAAACATGATTCTGACGTGCACAGGGATAACTATTACGAACTGTACAAGTCTGTATTGACTAAATGTATCAATAGGTCAACAAACCAACGTATCTCCAAAGCATTGCAGCgtgaaattcaaattttggAGTTACAAAAGAAGTTAAGCGATACTTATTTGGCAGATTTTTACCAAGACAAGGCTTTGATGGGAATATTAAAACGGTTGATTGTCatgaatcaaattaaacCTGCCAAAAAAATTGCTGCAAATTTTCAACTATCAGTGGAAAAATTCTGGTATCTTGTATTAAACACATTAATGGACCGATGTGAATTTGATCAGTTGTACGAGTTTGCTTTTGGTTCGAGTGATCAGACTTCTGGAAATTCCCCAATTGGATTTGAGCCATTTGCTGAATTAGGTTTGCGAAAAAACGCCCCACAAAGTCATATTTCTACATATATCAGAAACTCGACCAAGTACAAATATGAAGAGAGAATATCTATGTTTAtcaaaaatgatgattacGAATCTGCTGCATTAGAGGCATTCAGAAATAAAGacattgaaattttgaagaGTTTACTTCAAAAGATACCCAATTCTAACCAAGCTGGCACTCAAGTAGTAAATAGTTATATTCAACAGCTTGGCTActaa
- a CDS encoding ATP alpha synthase chain, mitochondrial precursor, putative (spliced gene;~Similar to S. cerevisiae ATP1) produces MLSARPVLRTAVRTATIAARSSLRVARPTLLTAQRFASAKAAPTEVSSILEDRIRGVSEEANLNETGRVLSVGDGIARIYGLNNIQAEELVEFSSGAKGMALNLEADQVGVVLFGSDRLVKEGETVKRTGQIVSVPIGPELLGRVVDGLGNPIDGKGPIKAAAYSRAQVKAPGILPRRSVHEPMQTGLKSVDALVPIGRGQRELIIGDRQTGKTAVALDAILNQKRWNNGSDEKKKLYCVYVAVGQKRSTVAQLVQTLEQHDALKYSVIVAATASEAAPLQYIAPFTACAIGEWFRDNGRHALIVYDDLSKQAVAYRQLSLLLRRPPGREAYPGDVFYLHSRLLERAAKMSDAYGGGSLTALPVIETQGGDVSAYIPTNVISITDGQIFLEAELFYKGIRPAINVGLSVSRVGSAAQVKAMKQVAGSLKLFLAQYREVAAFAQFGSDLDASTKQTLNRGERLTQLLKQKQYNPLAAEEQVPLIFAGVNGFLDNVPLDRIGEFEEAFLGHLKSNEAGILDAIKTKGELSKDELEKLRKVTEEFVASF; encoded by the exons ATGTTGTCAGCTCGTCCTGTTTTACGTACTGCTGTTCGTACAGCTACTATTGCTGCCAGATCATCCTTAAGAGTT GCTCGTCCAACTTTATTAACTGCTCAAAGATTTGCCTCTGCCAAGGCTGCTCCAACTGAAGTTTCTTCAATCTTGGAAGACAGAATCAGAGGTGTTTCTGAAGAAGCCAACTTGAACGAAACCGGTAGAGTTTTATCCGTCGG GGATGGTATTGCTCGTATTTACGGTTTAAACAACATTCAAGCCGAAGAATTGGTTGAATTCTCCTCTGGTGCCAAAGGTATGGCTTTGAACTTGGAAGCTGACCAAGTCGGGGTTGTGTTGTTCGGTTCCGATAGATTGGTCAAAGAAGGTGAAACCGTCAAAAGAACTGGTCAAATTGTTTCCGTTCCAATTGGTCCAGAATTGTTAGGTAGAGTTGTTGATGGTTTGGGTAACCCAATTGATGGTAAAGGTCCAATCAAGGCTGCTGCTTACTCCAGAGCTCAAGTCAAAGCCCCAGGTATTTTACCAAGAAGATCTGTCCACGAACCAATGCAAACCGGTTTGAAATCTGTTGATGCTTTGGTCCCAATTGGTAGAGGTCAAAGAGAATTGATCATTGGTGATCGTCAAACTGGTAAGACCGCCGTTGCCTTGGATGCTATCTTGAACCAAAAGAGATGGAACAATGGTTCTGAcgaaaagaagaaattataCTGTGTTTACGTTGCTGTTGGTCAAAAGAGATCCACTGTTGCCCAATTAGTCCAAACTTTGGAACAACACGATGCTCTTAAATACTCTGTTATTGTTGCTGCCACTGCTTCTGAAGCCGCTCCATTGCAATACATTGCCCCATTCACTGCTTGTGCTATTGGTGAATGGTTCAGAGACAATGGTAGACACGCTTTAATTGTCTACGATGATTTGTCCAAACAAGCTGTTGCTTACCGTCAATTGTCATTATTGTTGAGAAGACCACCAGGTAGAGAAGCTTACCCTGGTGATGTTTTCTACTTACATTCCAGATTATTGGAAAGAGCTGCCAAGATGTCTGATGCCTACGGTGGTGGTTCTTTGACTGCTTTGCCAGTTATTGAAACCCAAGGTGGTGATGTCTCTGCTTATATTCCAACTAATGTTATTTCCATTACTGATGGTCAAATTTTCTTGGAAGCTGAATTGTTCTACAAAGGTATCAGACCAGCTATTAATGTCGGTTTGTCCGTCTCTCGTGTCGGTTCTGCTGCTCAAGTCAAAGCCATGAAACAAGTTGCTGGTTCCTTGAAATTGTTCTTGGCTCAATACAGAGAAGTTGCTGCTTTCGCTCAATTTGGTTCTGATTTGGATGCTTCTACTAAACAAACCTTGAACAGAGGTGAAAGATTGACCcaattattgaaacaaaaacaatacaacCCATTGGCTGCCGAAGAACAAGTTCCATTGATTTTCGCTGGTGTTAACGGTTTCTTGGACAATGTTCCTCTCGACAGAATTGgtgaatttgaagaagcTTTCTTAGGTCACTTGAAATCTAACGAAGCTGGTATCTTGGATGCTATTAAGACCAAGGGTGAATTGTCTAAAgatgaattagaaaaattgagAAAAGTCACCGAAGAATTCGTTGCTTCTTTCTAA